In Proteiniborus ethanoligenes, the genomic stretch AGAAGATGATGAGCTAATAAGTGTAAAAAGTACTGATGGAACAAATGACTTAATATTAGTAACTTCAAGTGGTATGTCAATTAGGTTTAATGAAAAAGATGTAAGAGACATGGGCAGAACTGCAATGGGAGTAAAGGCGATAACCTTAAACGAAGGTGATAGAATAGTAGGAATGGGAATGGTAGAAGAAGGCAAGGATTTACTTGTAATAAGTAAGTATGGATATGGGAAAAGAACTTCTCTTGATGAGTACAGAGTTCAATCAAGAGGAGGAAAAGGCGTAAAGACATATAATATAAAAGATAGAACTGGCGAATTAATTAGTGCAAAAATAGTAGAAGATGATGATGAAGTAATGCTAATAAGTCTTTCAGGAGTAATAATAAGATTGAAAGTTTCAGATATTTCAAGGATGGGAAGGACTACTCAAGGAGTAACCTTAATGAGATTCGGCAAAGATGATAAAGTAGTTTCCGTTGCAACAGTTGTATCAGATGAAGAGGAAGAATTAGAATAGCGTACTTTAATCAGTACGCTTTCTTTTTCTAAACACATTTACATTAGCCATATGATATTATAATATATAAATACAGAGATATAGAAACAAAAAGGAGGGGAAATTATGTCACTTGAAATAATTAAAAAATTTGATGAAGGCTTAGAGTCATGGATGGTATACTTGGTTGGAGAGCTAGATATATATACAGCACCTAATTTTAAAGAGACACTTATAGAAGCTCTAGATGAAAAAATAGGAGATATAATAATAAACGGAGAAAAATTATCTTATATTGACAGCACAGGGCTAGGAGTGCTCATAAGTGCTTTAAAAAAAGCTAAAGAAAACAATAAAAACATAATTATCAAGAAAATCAAACCCAATATTAAAAAGTTATTTGATTTAACGAGTTTAGATAAAGTATTTCTCATTGAGGAGTGATTTATAAAAATGGCAAGTAAAATAGATACAAGGTATGATTGTATAAAGCTTAGTATGCCAAACAAAGCTGAGTATGTGAATGTGGTTAGGCTTACTAGTTCTGCTATTGCTAATAGGATGGGTTTTAATATAGAAGAAATAGAAGATATTAAAGTTGCCATTGCAGAGGCTTGTACCAATACTATAGAGCACGGATTAGATGATAAAAATGAAAACTTTGATGTAGAGTTTTACATGCACACAGATAAATTGGTCATAACTGTAAAAGACGCAGGTAAAGGCTTTGATACTGAAAACCTTAAAGAAGTTAATATTGAAGAAATAGGAGAAAGGGGTTTAGGGATATTTATTATCAATTCTCTTATGGACGAAGTGGAAATTGTTAGCGATGAAGGAAA encodes the following:
- a CDS encoding STAS domain-containing protein, producing MSLEIIKKFDEGLESWMVYLVGELDIYTAPNFKETLIEALDEKIGDIIINGEKLSYIDSTGLGVLISALKKAKENNKNIIIKKIKPNIKKLFDLTSLDKVFLIEE
- a CDS encoding ATP-binding protein, with amino-acid sequence MASKIDTRYDCIKLSMPNKAEYVNVVRLTSSAIANRMGFNIEEIEDIKVAIAEACTNTIEHGLDDKNENFDVEFYMHTDKLVITVKDAGKGFDTENLKEVNIEEIGERGLGIFIINSLMDEVEIVSDEGKGTEIRMTKHIKDDII